AGGTGGTCGCACGCCGGTCGAGCTCGCCGACGACTACGCCACGCGCAACGGCGCCACGCTCGTCTCGTGCGAGTGTGCGTCTGGCACCCTCGCCGCGGCGGTCGAGGTCGAGGTCGAGGTCGGTCCGATGTTCCTGGCCGCCGACGGTCTCACGGCGCGTGCCAGCGCCCGTGCGGTCATCGACGTGCCCGGCGCCTGACCTCCGCCCGTTCTGGATCCTTCGACCCGTGGCCCTCGCTCCAGTCGCCGATCGTGAGCGCGTCGCTCGTTGAGCCCGCGTCGACGGCGGGAACCGGGGTCGCGACGCCCGCTGCGAACCGGGCCGCCGTCGGCACGCTCGCGATCACATGGTCGACCACCCCGTAGGCCCTCGCCTCCTCCGCCGTGAGGATGAAGTCGCGGTCGGTGTCGACGATGATCTTCTCCACCGGTTGTCCCGTGTGCTCTGCGAGGATCTCGTCGGCGCGCCTGCGCATGCGCACGATCTCGCGGGCGTGGATCTCGAGGTCGGACGACTGGCCCTCCATGCCCCCGTGGGGCTGGTGGAGCAGCACGCGGGAGTTCGGCAGCGCGAACCGCCGTCTCGGGCTTCCGGTCGCGAGCAGGAACGCGCCCGCGCTCGCCGCCTGGCCCACGCAGTAGGTCGCGACGGGACAGCGGAGGAACTGCATCGTGTCGTAGATGCCGAACATCGCCGTGGTCGAACCGCCGGGGGAGTTGATGCACATCGCGATCTCCTTATCCGGGTCCTCCGACTGCAGGAACAGCATCTGGGCGACGATCAGGTTCGCGACGTCGTCGTCGATGGGGGTGCCGAGGAACACGATGCGCTCGCGCAGCAGACGCGAGTAGATGTCGTACATGCGCTCCCCGCGATCCGACGCCTCGACGACGCTCGGCACGAGGGTCTGGAACGGGGCGGAGCTTCGGCTGGACATGACCGGCCTCCTTCGCGGTAGGATGCAACCGCACGGTTGCCAGTCGACCGTAGCGGAGTGTCGATGACTTGGCAACCATACGGTTGCCAAGCTGTCGGACCGCCGGACGTCGAAGGACGCGAGATGAGCAGACCCGATCGATGCATCGACCGGACGTTGACGATCCGGGCCACGGTCGAGGCGCTGTGGCCTGCGATCTCCACGGCCGACGGCCTCGAAGCGTGGCTGGGAGGCGAGGTCGAGATCGATCCTCGGCCGGGTCGGCCGGTCCTGGTCCGCTGGCCCGACCGCTCGACCAGTCGCGGCCTCGTGGAGCGGGTCGAGGCTCCTCGACGATTCGTCTTCCGATGGCGACGCATCGCGGGCGCCGGCCTCAACCTCGCCGTCGGCGACCCCACACGGGTCGAGATCTCGCTGTCACCGGTCGGTGACGGGGCAACCCGTGTCCACATCGTGGAGTCGCACGCCCCGATGCCGGCGCGTCCGGTCGCGTTGGGCTCGGGCCGGCAGACATCGGGGAGGGGCGCGGCGTGACCCGCGACCGCGTCGACCGGGTCTTCTCGGCGTTGTCCGATCCCACGCGCCGATCCGTGATCGTCTGCCTGTCCGACGGCGGGCCGACGACGCTCGCGCGGCTCGCAGAGGACCTCCCCGTCACCCGTCAGGCGGTGGCCAAGCATCTCGCGGCGCTCGAGCAGGCCGGCCTCGTGAGTGCGAGCGCCGACGGGCGCAGCCGAATGTACCGGCTCACGCCCGGCCCCCTCACCGAGGCGATGGGTTGGATGATCGACGTCGGCGCCGATTGGGACTCGAGGCTCGAGTCCCTGAGGCGCTACGTCGAGCCGTGACCGTCCGGTCGCTCCGGCGGCCCGCCGGGCGGAAGGAGCACCGTCTCTGCTCCTCCGCCCCGGCCACGGCGTCGTCGCCACGCCCGTCGTACGCCCCAGAAGAGCATCCCGAACAGGAACAGCACCATCAGGAACGCCACCAAAGGCACGATGACCGCGCTGAACGACAGCAGGGTCGAGATCGCATCCTCGCCGAGCGAGAGCACCGGGTTGCCGGCACCACCGGTGAGGGCCGTCGATGCCGGGCGCACGATCGAGCGGGCCCCGTGGGTCGCGCCCGCCGCGGCGACGCCGAGCACCACCGCGAACGCGGGGTCGACGGCGTCGTTGCCGGTCACGGCGAGGGCCAGCAACGCGCCCGCGATCGGTGCCACCACCACGCCGATCGCGTGCAGCACCGAGTCGATCGCAGGAACCTTGTCGCCGACGAAGTCCACCACGGCGATCACTGCGATCGCGAGCATCACGCCGGGGTCTGAGAGCGCGTCGTACGGAGCGTCGAGCGTGATCAGGTCGGTCCAGCGTGCGAGGCCCCCGAGGACCAGCAGCGGCAGGTAGGCGTTGAGGCCCGCCGCGGTCGAGAGGGCGAGTGCGGTCATCGTCCCGATGACGGCGTCCGTCACGGAGGCCACCCCGGGTGGATCACTCCAGACCCTTCGCCCGCGGGTCCCGGTGGCGAGGGGCGTGGTAGTCGGGGTCGCCGCGCAGCACGAGGTACTCCACGGCCGCCCAGACCGTCTTCGACCGAGGATAGAACGCGAGCGGCACGAGCACGAGCACGAGCACGCTGGCGATCGTGAGAGGAAGCACGGGCACGTCGGGCACCGTCAAGGCGAGACCGACGACGAGCACGACGATCCACAGGCCGATGCCGACGACGTAGTTGAGGACCATGGCCCCGAGGTAGCCGCCCTGTTCCTTCTCGAACCGCCACTCGCACCGAGGGCACGTCGTCCGCATCACGAACCACGACACGAACGTGTCTCGGTCGCCACATCGCGGGCACCGCCTGCGCGCCCCGCGCAGCAGCGTCGCCAGCGTCCCAGCCTCCGGGTACAGGAGAGGCGGCGCATCGTCAACCGGCCGATCGGCGGTCTCGTCGCCGCGGCCACGGTCGGGATCGAGCGAACCGTA
This genomic stretch from Actinomycetota bacterium harbors:
- a CDS encoding Rv3654c family TadE-like protein: MIGRDRSQGGSVSIVVAGVATVALVASLGVADVGKALVARARARAAADAAALAAAQELALPGGRTPVELADDYATRNGATLVSCECASGTLAAAVEVEVEVGPMFLAADGLTARASARAVIDVPGA
- a CDS encoding SRPBCC domain-containing protein, translated to MSRPDRCIDRTLTIRATVEALWPAISTADGLEAWLGGEVEIDPRPGRPVLVRWPDRSTSRGLVERVEAPRRFVFRWRRIAGAGLNLAVGDPTRVEISLSPVGDGATRVHIVESHAPMPARPVALGSGRQTSGRGAA
- a CDS encoding metalloregulator ArsR/SmtB family transcription factor, which codes for MTRDRVDRVFSALSDPTRRSVIVCLSDGGPTTLARLAEDLPVTRQAVAKHLAALEQAGLVSASADGRSRMYRLTPGPLTEAMGWMIDVGADWDSRLESLRRYVEP
- a CDS encoding DUF4126 domain-containing protein yields the protein MTDAVIGTMTALALSTAAGLNAYLPLLVLGGLARWTDLITLDAPYDALSDPGVMLAIAVIAVVDFVGDKVPAIDSVLHAIGVVVAPIAGALLALAVTGNDAVDPAFAVVLGVAAAGATHGARSIVRPASTALTGGAGNPVLSLGEDAISTLLSFSAVIVPLVAFLMVLFLFGMLFWGVRRAWRRRRGRGGGAETVLLPPGGPPERPDGHGST
- a CDS encoding DUF983 domain-containing protein, with translation MDNPYGSLDPDRGRGDETADRPVDDAPPLLYPEAGTLATLLRGARRRCPRCGDRDTFVSWFVMRTTCPRCEWRFEKEQGGYLGAMVLNYVVGIGLWIVVLVVGLALTVPDVPVLPLTIASVLVLVLVPLAFYPRSKTVWAAVEYLVLRGDPDYHAPRHRDPRAKGLE